The following are encoded in a window of Bradyrhizobium guangdongense genomic DNA:
- a CDS encoding autotransporter domain-containing protein gives MAGLLGTPARAQNGGTGGEGDYQSTGQSGGAGGVTGVNSGVGGDGGAPSRACQCTGGGGGGGAVGAAGGAGGPGGESGPLPSGGSGASVGQDGTDGTASVSSASGGGGGGGAAAGPSGGSLNNSTTAIGGNGGKGGNGGFNGDVAGGGGGAGSNAYTITGAGIASNSGSITGGNGGAGGAGDVGGSGGDGGNGIAVAATGVTINNSGTISGGAGGAGGAQISDTSANYGDPAYGGTRGRAGATGYGGAGIIGAGLTVNNSGTIAGGTGYGAGGNAINFTGGANTLTSVDGTLTGNLGLANGVGASLTLAQTSAAGASGDVTISGITGLTGAATDASVAIRLDGGRSLSITGASTYSGGTSVSDGSTLIIGNSNAFGSGTLTLGETLAGVTKLVLNGDGLTLANTIVINSDPIITVAAGNTNTMSGPISGAGDIVLNGGGTLALSGANTYTGRTTICGTACDAAGGSSVLRVGIDTVGTPGAITSSAIGTGPLTFDGGTLQAGGNYTIANAAQVKSTGATIDSNGYTFTYSGTIADAAGQTGSLLLKNTNGTVILSGTNTYSGGTTVAGGTVRAMNNSALGTSTVTLQDARLQAGGTSNLTLTNDFKIDQSTNGSILDANGKTLTIAGNITDGSGSGKLATSDSSYGLGKVVLLGTNTYTGGTTIGSVLMLGDANHTASIIGNVVNNNQFYIRNADTSAITNLTNNNTTTFSGTTTAAAMTITNNHANVYFLDASSAGNSTINNDSYTAPGSYIPANLQFGTMGGADTSTAGHATINNNGISYFYAATNAGTATIINQSQINFLDQSSAGGATITNRNGGTTYFGGSGANENVTAGNAVITNNDRSATYFWGTATAGSAVITTNSGGVTELSDNSTGGNAQFITNGTGYVDFSFSRGTNGDGRITAGSIAGSGFYSIGGGNTLVVGSNNLSTTVSGVISDFNTAPWCSCGTTGPGNLEKVGTGTLALSGTNTYTGTTVVNGGMLQVDGSIASSSLTTVNTGGALSGTGTVGNTMIASGGILLAGNGSPGSPLTVAGNLAFQSGALYLVSVNASAASSVNVTGTATLGGGIGVSIAPGSAVAKQYALVSAAGGRSGTFTSFAITGVPSGLAASLGYDANHAYLNFALDYGTRTNLNTNQKTVAATLQNFFDSNGGINAGFVGRSGNGLTQLSGESATGSQQTTFGAMSQFMGLLTDSFAAGRDGATGGGASAIPFAEESASLADIARSGDARDALASLPRKAPEQLAFDRRWNVWAAAFGGSQSTGGNAVLGSNNTTSSLYGTAVGADYRISPSTIAGFALAGGGTSFNVSGLGGGRSDLFQAGAFLRHTVGPAYLTAALAYGWQDVTTDRTVTTAGTDRLRAEFNANAWSGRIEGGYRVIAPWTGGLGITPYAAGQFTRFDLPAYAETVVSGNNTFALAYTAKSVTDTRSELGLRTDRSFAMADGVLTLRGRAAWAHDFNPDRTVAATFQTLPGASFVVSGARQAADSTLTTASAEMKWLNGWSAAASFEGEVSNVTRSYAGKGVVRYAW, from the coding sequence ATGGCGGGTCTGCTGGGCACCCCGGCACGCGCCCAAAACGGCGGCACCGGCGGCGAAGGTGACTATCAGTCGACCGGACAATCCGGCGGCGCAGGTGGCGTAACGGGTGTCAACAGCGGGGTTGGCGGCGATGGTGGCGCACCGAGCCGGGCGTGCCAATGCACCGGCGGCGGTGGCGGTGGCGGCGCTGTGGGGGCGGCCGGCGGGGCCGGTGGCCCCGGTGGCGAAAGCGGCCCACTTCCCAGCGGCGGCAGTGGTGCAAGCGTGGGACAGGATGGAACCGATGGAACGGCGAGTGTCTCTTCGGCCAGTGGAGGTGGTGGCGGTGGCGGCGCCGCTGCTGGGCCGAGTGGCGGGAGCCTGAATAATTCCACCACGGCTATTGGTGGAAACGGCGGCAAGGGCGGCAACGGCGGCTTCAATGGCGACGTCGCAGGCGGCGGTGGCGGTGCAGGTAGCAACGCCTATACCATCACCGGCGCCGGGATCGCTTCAAACAGCGGCAGCATCACCGGCGGCAATGGCGGCGCCGGCGGCGCCGGCGATGTGGGCGGCAGTGGTGGCGACGGCGGCAATGGCATCGCCGTGGCCGCGACGGGCGTCACGATCAACAATTCGGGCACCATCTCCGGTGGCGCCGGCGGCGCTGGAGGCGCGCAAATCTCCGACACCAGTGCGAACTACGGGGATCCGGCTTACGGCGGCACACGAGGACGGGCCGGAGCGACAGGCTATGGCGGCGCCGGCATCATCGGCGCCGGACTCACTGTCAACAACAGCGGTACGATCGCCGGCGGCACCGGATACGGCGCCGGGGGCAATGCCATCAACTTCACCGGCGGGGCCAACACGCTGACATCGGTCGACGGCACACTGACCGGCAATCTCGGCCTTGCCAACGGTGTCGGCGCCAGCCTGACCCTCGCGCAGACAAGTGCCGCCGGCGCCTCCGGCGACGTGACCATCTCCGGCATCACTGGTCTCACCGGAGCCGCCACCGACGCCTCGGTTGCCATCAGGCTTGACGGCGGCCGCTCGCTCAGCATCACCGGCGCCAGCACCTATAGCGGCGGTACCTCGGTGAGCGACGGATCGACGCTCATCATTGGCAACAGCAATGCGTTTGGCAGCGGCACGCTGACCCTGGGCGAGACGCTGGCGGGCGTCACCAAGCTGGTGTTGAACGGCGATGGCCTCACGCTCGCCAACACCATCGTCATCAACAGCGATCCCATCATCACCGTTGCAGCCGGCAACACCAACACGATGTCCGGGCCGATCAGCGGTGCCGGCGATATCGTACTCAATGGCGGCGGCACGCTGGCGCTGTCCGGCGCCAACACCTACACGGGCCGCACCACGATCTGCGGGACCGCCTGCGATGCGGCCGGCGGCAGCAGCGTATTGAGGGTCGGGATCGACACGGTCGGCACGCCGGGCGCAATCACCTCGTCGGCGATCGGCACGGGGCCGCTGACTTTCGACGGCGGCACGCTGCAGGCCGGCGGCAACTACACCATCGCCAATGCCGCGCAGGTCAAATCCACCGGCGCGACGATCGATTCCAACGGATACACCTTCACCTATTCCGGCACCATCGCCGACGCTGCAGGTCAAACGGGCAGCCTGCTGCTGAAAAACACCAACGGCACCGTGATCCTGTCCGGCACCAACACCTATTCCGGCGGCACCACGGTGGCCGGCGGCACGGTACGTGCAATGAACAACAGCGCGCTCGGCACCAGCACGGTCACCCTGCAAGACGCCCGGTTGCAGGCCGGCGGCACAAGCAATCTGACCCTCACGAACGACTTCAAGATCGATCAGTCGACCAACGGCAGCATCTTAGACGCCAATGGCAAGACGCTGACGATCGCCGGCAATATCACCGACGGCAGCGGCTCCGGCAAGCTGGCGACGTCAGACAGTTCGTACGGCCTCGGCAAGGTCGTGTTGCTCGGTACCAACACCTACACCGGCGGCACGACAATCGGCTCCGTTCTGATGCTTGGCGATGCCAACCACACCGCGTCCATCATAGGTAACGTCGTCAACAACAACCAGTTCTATATCCGGAATGCCGACACATCGGCGATAACGAATCTGACCAACAACAACACCACGACGTTCTCGGGAACGACGACTGCGGCTGCGATGACGATTACCAACAATCATGCCAACGTCTACTTTCTCGACGCGAGCAGCGCCGGCAACTCTACGATCAACAACGATTCCTACACCGCGCCAGGCTCCTACATCCCAGCCAACCTGCAGTTCGGCACGATGGGAGGTGCCGATACCAGCACCGCCGGTCATGCGACGATCAACAACAACGGGATCAGTTACTTTTACGCGGCGACCAATGCCGGGACCGCAACCATCATCAACCAAAGCCAGATAAACTTTCTGGATCAATCGTCGGCGGGCGGAGCGACGATTACGAACCGCAATGGTGGCACGACCTATTTCGGCGGGTCTGGCGCCAACGAGAACGTGACGGCCGGCAACGCCGTCATCACCAATAACGATCGCTCTGCTACCTATTTTTGGGGGACTGCGACCGCTGGCAGCGCCGTGATCACCACCAATTCCGGCGGCGTGACTGAATTAAGCGACAATTCAACCGGCGGCAACGCGCAATTCATCACCAACGGCACCGGCTACGTCGACTTCTCCTTCAGTCGCGGCACCAACGGCGACGGCCGCATTACGGCCGGCTCGATCGCCGGCTCAGGTTTCTACTCCATCGGCGGCGGCAACACGCTCGTGGTCGGCAGCAACAACCTCTCGACGACGGTCAGCGGCGTGATCTCCGATTTCAATACCGCCCCATGGTGCAGTTGCGGCACGACCGGTCCGGGCAATCTGGAGAAGGTCGGCACCGGCACGCTGGCCCTCTCGGGCACCAACACCTACACCGGCACCACCGTTGTCAACGGCGGCATGCTGCAAGTCGACGGCTCGATCGCATCCTCGAGCCTGACTACTGTGAATACGGGCGGCGCCCTTTCTGGCACCGGCACCGTCGGCAATACCATGATCGCCAGCGGCGGAATCCTGCTGGCCGGCAACGGCTCGCCGGGCTCGCCCTTGACCGTCGCAGGCAACCTCGCCTTCCAGTCGGGCGCGCTGTATCTGGTGTCGGTCAATGCGAGCGCGGCCTCATCGGTCAACGTCACCGGCACCGCCACACTCGGTGGCGGGATCGGCGTCAGCATCGCGCCCGGCAGCGCCGTCGCGAAGCAATACGCGCTGGTCTCCGCGGCCGGCGGCCGCAGCGGCACGTTCACCAGTTTCGCGATCACAGGCGTGCCGTCCGGCCTCGCTGCGAGCCTCGGCTATGATGCCAACCACGCCTACCTGAATTTCGCGCTCGATTACGGCACCCGAACCAACCTCAATACCAACCAGAAGACGGTCGCGGCCACGCTGCAGAACTTCTTCGACTCCAATGGCGGCATCAATGCCGGCTTTGTCGGGCGTTCCGGAAACGGCCTGACCCAGCTTTCGGGCGAGAGCGCGACCGGATCGCAACAGACGACGTTCGGCGCCATGAGCCAGTTCATGGGATTGCTGACCGATTCGTTCGCAGCCGGACGTGATGGCGCTACGGGCGGCGGCGCCAGCGCGATCCCGTTTGCCGAGGAAAGCGCTTCGCTCGCCGACATCGCGCGCAGCGGCGATGCACGCGACGCCCTGGCAAGCCTGCCGCGCAAGGCTCCGGAGCAGCTTGCCTTCGATCGGCGCTGGAACGTCTGGGCAGCGGCCTTTGGCGGCTCGCAGAGCACCGGTGGCAATGCAGTGCTGGGCTCGAACAACACGACGAGCAGCCTCTACGGCACCGCTGTCGGCGCCGACTACCGCATCTCGCCCAGCACGATCGCCGGCTTCGCGCTCGCCGGCGGCGGCACCAGCTTCAACGTGAGCGGGCTCGGCGGAGGACGCTCGGATCTGTTCCAGGCCGGCGCCTTCCTGCGCCATACCGTCGGCCCCGCCTACCTCACCGCGGCACTCGCCTACGGTTGGCAGGACGTCACCACCGATCGTACCGTGACGACCGCCGGCACCGATCGCCTGCGCGCCGAGTTCAACGCCAATGCGTGGAGCGGACGCATCGAAGGCGGCTATCGCGTCATTGCACCCTGGACCGGCGGCCTCGGGATTACGCCCTATGCTGCGGGCCAGTTCACGAGGTTCGACCTCCCCGCCTATGCGGAAACGGTCGTCTCCGGAAACAACACGTTCGCCCTCGCCTACACGGCCAAGAGCGTGACCGACACCCGCAGTGAGCTCGGCTTGCGCACTGACAGATCCTTCGCCATGGCGGACGGTGTCCTCACGCTGCGCGGCCGCGCCGCCTGGGCGCACGATTTCAATCCGGATCGCACCGTCGCCGCGACGTTCCAGACATTGCCCGGCGCCAGCTTCGTCGTCAGCGGTGCACGACAGGCTGCCGATTCCACCCTCACCACCGCCTCGGCCGAGATGAAGTGGCTGAACGGCTGGTCGGCGGCGGCCAGCTTCGAGGGCGAGGTCTCCAACGTGACCCGCTCATACGCCGGCAAAGGCGTGGTGCGCTACGCGTGGTAG
- a CDS encoding polyamine ABC transporter substrate-binding protein, with amino-acid sequence MTIVGRSGFRLQLVAAALTLFIAPASAEERVVNFYNWSNYMAPDVLEAFTKETGIKVVYDTFDANETLETRLMAGKSGYDVVVPTAYFLQRQIKANIFQKLDKSKLPNLANAWPMVTKNLATYDPGNLYAANYMWGTTGIGYNVAKLKQILGPDAKIDSWDIVFKPENLAKFKDCGVHMLDSADDIFPAALNYLGLDPNSTKQADLEKAADVVAKVRPFVRKFHSSEYLSALATGEICFVVGWSGDIMQARARAAEAKSGIEIGYAIPKEGAQMFFDNLAIPADAKNVSEAYELINYLYRPEVAAKNSDFLSYANGNLASQKLVDPKILGDKNIYPDEATLSKLFVITARDPATQRVINRLWTRVKTGR; translated from the coding sequence ATGACGATCGTCGGCCGCTCGGGGTTCCGCCTCCAGCTCGTCGCCGCCGCGCTGACGTTGTTCATCGCTCCCGCCTCGGCCGAGGAGCGGGTCGTCAACTTCTACAACTGGTCGAACTACATGGCGCCCGACGTCCTGGAGGCCTTCACCAAGGAAACCGGCATCAAGGTGGTCTACGACACGTTCGATGCCAACGAGACGCTGGAGACGCGGCTGATGGCCGGCAAGTCCGGCTACGACGTCGTGGTGCCCACGGCCTATTTCCTGCAGCGCCAGATCAAGGCCAATATCTTCCAGAAGCTCGACAAGTCGAAGCTGCCGAACCTCGCCAATGCCTGGCCGATGGTAACGAAGAATCTCGCCACCTACGATCCCGGCAACCTCTATGCCGCGAACTACATGTGGGGCACGACGGGCATCGGCTACAACGTCGCCAAGCTGAAGCAGATCCTCGGACCCGACGCGAAGATCGACAGCTGGGACATCGTCTTCAAGCCGGAGAACCTCGCCAAGTTCAAGGACTGCGGCGTGCACATGCTGGACTCCGCGGACGACATCTTCCCGGCGGCGCTGAACTATCTCGGGCTCGATCCGAACTCGACCAAGCAGGCCGACCTCGAGAAGGCCGCCGACGTTGTCGCCAAGGTCCGTCCCTTCGTGCGCAAGTTCCACTCGTCCGAATATCTGAGCGCGCTCGCCACCGGCGAGATCTGCTTCGTGGTCGGCTGGTCCGGCGACATCATGCAGGCGCGCGCGCGGGCGGCCGAGGCGAAGAGCGGCATCGAGATCGGCTACGCCATCCCGAAGGAGGGCGCGCAGATGTTCTTCGACAATCTCGCGATCCCAGCGGATGCCAAGAACGTCAGCGAAGCCTACGAGCTGATCAACTATCTCTACCGCCCTGAGGTCGCCGCCAAGAACTCGGACTTCCTGTCCTATGCCAATGGCAACCTCGCCAGCCAGAAGCTGGTCGATCCGAAAATCCTGGGCGACAAGAACATCTATCCGGACGAGGCGACGCTTTCAAAACTGTTCGTGATCACGGCGCGCGATCCGGCGACCCAGCGGGTCATCAACCGGCTCTGGACCAGGGTGAAGACGGGGCGGTGA
- a CDS encoding aminotransferase, giving the protein MSKSSSLNKVFADLPVTIFEAMSQAARDNAAINLGQGFPDDPGPEDIRRAAAEASLNGYNQYPSMMGLPELRQAIATHYGHWHGLKLDPMSEVMVTSGGTEALTSAILAVVQPGDEVVCFQPVYDSYLPIIRQAGGIPRLVRLEPPHWRLNEDMLKSVFNSKTKAVLFNNPLNPSAVVYPREDLELLARYCQEFDVIAICDEVWEHVTFDEHKHIPLITIPGMRERTIKVGSAGKIFSLTGWKIGFVCAAPPLLRVAAKVHQFLTFTTAPNLQAAVAYGLGKSDDYFLSMRKDLTRSRDRLTRGLESLGFPVLKSQGTYFLTVDLSPLGLNESDTEFCWRIVKDYKVAAIPVSAFYEQDPVTSVVRFCFAKKDETLDTALERLSDAVRGRKR; this is encoded by the coding sequence ATGTCCAAAAGCTCGTCCCTGAACAAGGTCTTCGCCGACCTTCCCGTCACCATCTTCGAGGCGATGTCGCAGGCCGCGCGCGACAATGCCGCCATCAATCTCGGCCAGGGCTTTCCCGACGATCCCGGCCCCGAGGACATCCGCCGCGCCGCGGCCGAGGCCTCGCTGAACGGCTACAACCAGTACCCCTCGATGATGGGCCTGCCGGAATTGCGCCAGGCGATTGCGACCCATTACGGCCACTGGCACGGCCTCAAGCTCGATCCGATGAGCGAGGTGATGGTGACCTCGGGCGGCACCGAGGCGCTGACCTCGGCGATCCTCGCGGTGGTCCAGCCCGGCGACGAGGTGGTCTGCTTCCAGCCGGTCTATGATTCCTACCTGCCAATCATCCGCCAGGCCGGCGGCATACCGCGCCTCGTCCGGCTCGAGCCGCCGCACTGGCGACTGAATGAGGACATGCTGAAAAGCGTCTTCAATTCAAAGACCAAGGCGGTGCTGTTCAACAACCCCTTGAATCCCAGCGCGGTGGTCTATCCACGCGAGGACCTTGAGCTACTGGCGCGCTACTGCCAGGAGTTCGACGTCATCGCGATCTGCGACGAGGTCTGGGAGCACGTCACCTTCGACGAGCACAAGCACATCCCGCTGATCACCATCCCCGGCATGCGCGAGCGCACCATCAAGGTCGGCTCGGCCGGCAAGATCTTCTCCCTGACCGGTTGGAAGATCGGCTTCGTCTGCGCCGCGCCGCCATTGCTCCGTGTCGCCGCCAAGGTGCACCAGTTCCTGACCTTCACCACCGCGCCGAACCTGCAGGCCGCCGTCGCTTACGGCCTCGGCAAGTCCGACGACTACTTCCTGTCGATGCGCAAGGATCTGACGCGGAGCAGGGATCGCCTGACCAGGGGCCTCGAGAGCCTCGGCTTCCCGGTGCTGAAGTCGCAGGGCACCTACTTCCTCACCGTGGACCTGTCGCCGCTCGGGCTCAACGAGAGCGACACCGAGTTCTGCTGGCGGATCGTGAAAGACTACAAGGTCGCGGCGATCCCGGTGTCGGCGTTCTATGAGCAGGACCCGGTGACCTCGGTGGTGCGCTTCTGCTTTGCCAAGAAGGACGAGACGCTCGACACCGCGCTGGAGCGGTTGTCGGACGCGGTACGCGGACGCAAGAGGTAG
- a CDS encoding rhodanese-like domain-containing protein, producing the protein MANQVQDLTPDEVSKGVAEGRYLLVDVREPNEVEAEAYPYGVVVPLSTFDPKAIPDPQGKEVVFACRSGKRSVTASLAAQAAGLPYDKHLAGGMLGWKAAGLPSKVGG; encoded by the coding sequence GTGGCAAATCAAGTACAGGATCTGACCCCGGACGAGGTCTCCAAGGGTGTCGCGGAAGGGCGCTATCTGCTGGTCGACGTCCGTGAGCCGAACGAGGTCGAGGCCGAGGCTTACCCTTACGGCGTCGTCGTGCCGCTCTCGACCTTCGATCCCAAGGCGATCCCCGATCCCCAAGGCAAGGAAGTCGTTTTCGCCTGCCGTTCCGGCAAGCGCTCGGTGACCGCCTCGCTCGCAGCCCAGGCCGCGGGCCTGCCTTACGACAAGCATCTGGCCGGCGGCATGCTCGGTTGGAAGGCGGCGGGGCTTCCCAGCAAGGTCGGCGGCTGA
- a CDS encoding potassium transporter Kup produces MTSDVAVPAPETAAANGHGDAHTTAGFGALTLGSIGVVYGDIGTSPLYAFREAVMAASGVEGVATPTAVLGVLSLILWALIIVVTLKYVVILLRADNNGEGGTLALMALAQRAVGTRGATIVLLGIISGALFYGDAVITPALSVLSAIEGMKDVTLTFEPYIVPLTVVILVGLFAVQSRGTARVAAFFGPIMCVWFAVLAVAAIHPIIQQPQVLLALNPLYAVSFMLHHGIIGFVTLGAVFLAVTGAEALYADLGHFGKRPIQTAWLFIVLPSLALNYLGQGALVLADPGAIESPFFQLFPQGWFRGGMVVLATAATVIASQAVITGAYSLTRQAIQLGLLPRFEIRHTSEAHSGQIFIPRINQLLLVAVVLLVLLFRSSSALASAYGISVTGTMVVTAMMGFVVIWKVWRWSPIAAAALIVPFLFLDLTFLAANLLKVFEGGWVPLALGSLMIIMMYTWRRGSRLLFEKSRKLEFPLADLVAMLEKRPPQRVPGTAVFLTSDPLSAPTALMHSLKHYKVLHEKNVILTIETAQTPRIDPAERVKLEQVSPTFSKVTLKFGFMESPNVPKALAIARKLGWQFDIMSTSFFLSRRALKPAAHSGMPRWQDRLFISLSRSANDATDYFQIPSGRVVEVGTQVTI; encoded by the coding sequence ATGACTAGCGACGTAGCAGTTCCCGCCCCGGAAACGGCGGCGGCCAATGGGCATGGCGACGCCCACACCACGGCCGGTTTCGGTGCGCTGACGCTCGGCAGCATCGGCGTGGTCTATGGGGACATCGGCACCAGTCCGCTCTACGCGTTCCGCGAGGCGGTGATGGCGGCCTCGGGGGTTGAGGGCGTGGCGACTCCGACGGCCGTTCTTGGCGTGCTCTCCCTGATCCTGTGGGCCCTCATCATCGTGGTGACGCTGAAATACGTCGTCATTCTGCTGCGCGCCGACAACAACGGGGAAGGCGGCACGCTCGCCCTGATGGCGCTGGCCCAGCGGGCCGTCGGTACGAGAGGGGCGACGATCGTCCTTCTTGGCATCATTTCCGGAGCCCTGTTCTACGGTGACGCCGTCATTACCCCCGCGCTTTCCGTGCTGTCCGCCATCGAGGGCATGAAAGACGTCACCCTGACGTTCGAGCCCTACATCGTGCCGCTGACGGTGGTGATCCTGGTCGGCCTGTTCGCGGTGCAGTCGCGGGGCACCGCCCGCGTCGCGGCCTTCTTCGGTCCGATCATGTGCGTCTGGTTCGCCGTCCTCGCAGTGGCGGCGATCCATCCGATTATCCAGCAGCCGCAGGTGCTGCTCGCGCTGAACCCGCTCTACGCCGTGTCGTTCATGCTCCACCACGGCATTATCGGCTTCGTGACCTTGGGCGCGGTGTTCCTGGCGGTCACCGGGGCCGAGGCGCTCTATGCCGACCTTGGCCATTTCGGCAAGCGGCCGATCCAGACCGCCTGGCTGTTCATCGTGCTGCCGTCGCTGGCGCTGAACTATCTCGGGCAGGGAGCGCTCGTGCTCGCCGATCCCGGCGCGATCGAGAGCCCGTTCTTCCAGCTGTTTCCGCAAGGCTGGTTCCGCGGGGGCATGGTCGTGCTCGCGACCGCGGCGACCGTAATCGCCAGCCAAGCCGTCATTACCGGCGCCTATTCGCTGACGCGACAGGCGATCCAACTCGGGCTGCTGCCGCGCTTTGAAATTCGCCATACGTCGGAAGCCCATTCCGGCCAGATCTTCATCCCGCGCATCAACCAGCTGTTGCTGGTCGCGGTGGTGTTGCTGGTGCTGTTGTTCCGCTCCTCCAGCGCGCTGGCCTCCGCTTACGGCATCTCCGTTACCGGCACCATGGTGGTCACGGCGATGATGGGCTTTGTCGTGATCTGGAAGGTCTGGCGGTGGTCGCCGATTGCCGCCGCAGCCCTGATCGTGCCGTTCCTGTTCCTCGACTTGACCTTCCTGGCCGCAAATCTGCTCAAGGTGTTCGAGGGTGGCTGGGTGCCGCTTGCCCTCGGCTCGCTCATGATCATCATGATGTACACGTGGCGGCGCGGCAGCCGGCTCCTGTTCGAGAAGTCGCGCAAGCTCGAATTCCCGCTCGCCGACCTCGTGGCGATGCTGGAGAAGCGGCCGCCGCAGCGCGTGCCCGGCACGGCCGTGTTCCTGACCTCGGATCCGCTCAGCGCGCCGACCGCGCTGATGCACAGTCTGAAGCACTACAAAGTGCTTCACGAGAAGAATGTTATTCTCACCATCGAGACCGCGCAGACGCCGCGGATCGATCCGGCGGAGCGCGTCAAGCTGGAACAAGTCAGCCCGACCTTCTCCAAGGTGACGCTGAAGTTCGGCTTCATGGAATCCCCCAACGTGCCGAAGGCGCTCGCCATCGCTCGCAAGCTCGGCTGGCAGTTCGACATCATGTCGACCTCGTTCTTCCTCTCGCGCAGGGCGCTGAAGCCCGCCGCCCATTCCGGCATGCCGCGCTGGCAGGACCGGCTGTTCATCTCGCTCAGCCGCTCCGCCAACGATGCCACCGACTATTTCCAGATCCCCTCCGGCCGCGTGGTCGAAGTCGGCACGCAAGTCACGATCTAG